One genomic segment of Huiozyma naganishii CBS 8797 chromosome 8, complete genome includes these proteins:
- the GIS1 gene encoding histone demethylase GIS1 (similar to Saccharomyces cerevisiae GIS1 (YDR096W) and RPH1 (YER169W); ancestral locus Anc_8.234): MVETTETSHSDVADVLVLKPSVLEMENLQEYLFNVAPKQLWDTAGVFKIVPPDEWVLGNMQKQTPELTRVLTRGNELQVKQLQVRQDGSVPLEDYEIFVFEEADVDKNGAEALASQFGVGAPENTEVEYWEALTQPQASVMWREEKYTAKEVDECKLNACGVGQIVEGAALLNDWKSTNVWNSVPDLQLEYVHRGAPKQWYVIDRQDNARFSEFVLKKIPNIEERDKTTDCFGGSLFMIWPETLVKENIRFKKFVQREGELVGIVPDTFFSGFTYGFNVTERTHSHLDHSVRDTGVPPLPEGQEDKSFNFHTELNNDSAHRGGEEADNDANTPAKDIILSVSAVKQSNKTPIGGNTFLNINDSISGLSTPFLSKMMEGSNGFETTLDDSSSSLRKKMFSPKLPNFDSNLTTAEDKKVLHTSFMANGTLNSDTPIMQKGMSNNTSSNTVNNYNGSNTSVNPTSLHSSNVPSAVLEDNDDNMLGFTLQSMADSDLTSSKLNLPPLLSPINDSAAFNQSDPPTGPDLMDNQNMVGGNGYNNYTPNMPPGSTHNMKGCKSITKDSFPNSFLYRSSPLTNECAPVVPNLSSLGKTGMSPTAMLFSLSREDSKSPITFPNEYKSLQYSTNDNSSSSRFMYSLNSGSEIEPMATELYPLPSLTVGGYPPIYSSLRGKPNFEANIRPEYHHSGGISKPRITTMPVMLQKAMVSNSPSKFSPEEIIISPQGKTYICVDCKRTFSSGHHLTRHKKSVHSFEKPHSCPKCGKKFKRRDHVLQHLNKKIPCTQEGG; this comes from the coding sequence ATGGTGGAAACAACAGAAACGTCACACTCAGACGTGGCAGATGTGCTCGTTTTGAAACCGAGTGTTCTGGAGATGGAGAACCTGCAGGAGTATTTGTTCAACGTGGCACCCAAACAACTTTGGGATACCGCTGGGGTATTCAAGATTGTTCCTCCAGATGAGTGGGTGCTGGGTAACATGCAGAAGCAGACTCCCGAATTGACAAGAGTGCTCACTAGGGGGAACGAGCTGCAAGTGAAGCAACTGCAAGTGCGTCAGGATGGTTCCGTGCCCTTGGAGGACTACGAGATTTTcgtgtttgaagaagcGGATGTCGACAAGAACGGGGCGGAGGCTTTGGCGAGCCAGTTTGGCGTTGGGGCCCCTGAAAACACAGAGGTGGAGTACTGGGAGGCATTGACACAGCCACAGGCCAGCGTCATGTGGCGGGAGGAGAAATATACTGCCAAAGAAGTAGACGAATGCAAACTCAACGCTTGTGGCGTGGGCCAAATCGTTGAGGGGGCCGCTCTCTTGAACGACTGGAAGAGCACGAATGTGTGGAACAGTGTCCCTGATTTACAATTGGAGTATGTACACAGAGGTGCTCCCAAACAATGGTACGTCATCGACAGGCAGGATAATGCAAGATTTTCAGAGTTTGTGTTAAAGAAAATACCGAACATTGAGGAAAGGGACAAGACAACAGACTGTTTTGGAGGGAGTCTGTTCATGATTTGGCCAGAGACTCTCGTGAAGGAGAATATAAGGTTCAAAAAATTCGTTCAACGGGAGGGTGAACTCGTAGGAATAGTGCCAGACACTTTCTTCTCCGGATTTACTTATGGTTTTAACGTCACAGAAAGGACACACTCACATCTCGATCACAGTGTAAGAGACACGGGGGTCCCTCCCTTACCAGAGGGACAAGAAGACAAGAGTTTCAACTTCCACACGGAGTTGAACAATGACAGTGCGCACAGGGGAGGCGAAGAGGCGGATAACGATGCCAACACTCCGGCAAAGGATATTATCCTTAGCGTATCTGCAGTCAAGCAAAGCAACAAAACGCCTATCGGTGGtaacactttcttgaacatTAACGACTCGATAAGTGGATTGTCAACTCCGTTTTTATCAAAGATGATGGAGGGATCCAATGGCTTTGAAACCACACTGGACGATTCCTCGTCCAGCctcaggaaaaaaatgttctCGCCCAAACTGCCCAACTTCGACAGTAATCTGACCACAGCGGAGGACAAGAAAGTTTTACACACATCTTTCATGGCCAATGGTACGCTTAATTCGGACACACCAATAATGCAGAAGGGTATGTCTAACAACACAAGCTCTAATACGGTGAACAACTATAACGGGTCTAACACAAGCGTAAACCCTACATCCCTCCATTCATCTAATGTACCATCTGCTGTATTGGAAGACAACGACGATAATATGTTAGGATTCACGCTACAGTCAATGGCAGATAGTGACCTGACCTCCTCGAAATTGAATCTACCGCCATTACTCTCTCCGATAAATGACAGCGCTGCGTTCAACCAATCGGATCCTCCAACCGGTCCCGATCTCATGGATAACCAGAACATGGTAGGAGGTAACGGATACAACAATTATACTCCAAATATGCCGCCAGGCAGTACTCACAATATGAAGGGATGCAAATCAATTACTAAAGATAGCTTTCCAAACTCGTTTCTGTACAGGTCTTCACCTCTCACAAACGAATGTGCACCCGTGGTACCAAATTTGTCGTCGTTGGGAAAGACGGGGATGTCGCCCACGGCAATGCTGTTTTCATTGTCTAGGGAGGATTCGAAGAGCCCAATAACCTTCCCCAATGAGTACAAGTCGCTCCAATATTCTACCAACGACAACAGCAGTTCCAGTAGGTTCATGTATTCACTGAATTCGGGTTCCGAAATTGAGCCCATGGCAACAGAATTGTATCCTCTACCTTCATTGACTGTTGGTGGGTATCCGCCCATCTACTCCTCACTACGCGGTAAACCAAACTTTGAGGCAAATATAAGACCTGAATATCACCACTCCGGTGGGATATCAAAACCAAGGATCACTACCATGCCGGTAATGCTGCAAAAAGCGATGGTATCGAACTCACCTTCGAAATTTTCTCCAGAGGAAATAATAATATCTCCCCAGGGGAAGACGTACATTTGTGTTGACTGCAAAAGAACCTTCTCTTCAGGCCATCATTTAACGCGGCATAAAAAATCCGTTCACTCCTTTGAGAAGCCTCATTCGTGTCCAAAGTGTGGCAAGAAGTTtaaaagaagagatcaCGTTCTACAacatttgaacaagaaaatcCCTTGCACTCAGGAGGGTGGGTGA
- the KNAG0H03000 gene encoding uncharacterized protein (similar to Saccharomyces cerevisiae BCK2 (YER167W); ancestral locus Anc_8.232) yields MRPPMADGTETLDSLSRSINLGSCVPSTKGKWKLPYYSRKKSISQGGETPKVENDQGQIFLTDKNDELGGTTPNADMAAKNGAFGHKKQENNRVFVNYTLHEKKKGEKGKHSKKGIIKKMLGSILEPSAMLTPPPVQPYYVEAVPQQQQTPVMSASVKSTPDESQPEQLISKSQSVSDMPATYTFKTENSNDPPTFIYSTNYNNFNNQRQGFYKIQERSNSSMEMVPITQNNFQHHNTNSSSSNSTDKGGNSNRMKFPKQKPANNNTGMTSVFEGTPTRKLADSRPEPQFMTNDASLEFNTLVARRDQKEKLRSVSSASSTTGRIPQSMHYPMKHVASKRNHSVSSALYTSKSHNRSTPNIVNASPTRMKSNTHGANSVSGKPAMYRVGKSNRDSVHSMSAANSFIDLNTSPFGNETYLDTSLPSCEDADHGTFANGHNGSEIGLDALNYNNSNNNNNNGSFVNVSGGSLAGYYNQVTPNDSTVAHTFNTPNLLRAEEPLMNLNEGEPLHKRVSSNISSSPDGPTDAPLAFTDRGGSTYPGWSLGELDNGFIDTLRDPFDGDALMRGVPPVLPAVSAEPTNRAGLQISPTSVRQNGVGISPSSQATPTTTEATGATVVGGIDAVEAIDLEQLLASDTLGTIMLNNPPPHEEYFAALAQDNEYTNDTVTNLRRGKTPTHRQSRNADAAATLKHPTTTAPHHHHQQPQQAQFVIQTPTMMMVNRGINGGRSGAGSGPAARAK; encoded by the coding sequence ATGCGACCACCAATGGCCGACGGTACAGAAACGCTTGACAGTCTATCTCGATCAATAAACCTGGGGTCATGTGTACCCTCGACGAAGGGGAAGTGGAAACTGCCGTACTACTCGAGGAAGAAGTCTATTTCTCAAGGTGGAGAAACTCCgaaagttgaaaatgacCAGGGTCAAATTTTTCTTACAGACAAGAATGATGAATTGGGGGGTACCACTCCTAATGCAGATATGGCTGCTAAGAACGGGGCCTTTGGTCATAAGAAACAGGAAAATAATAGGGTGTTTGTCAACTATACGCTGCAcgagaaaaagaaaggtgAGAAGGGCAAGCATTCGAAAAAGGGCATCATCAAAAAGATGCTGGGGTCTATACTGGAGCCATCTGCGATGCTGACTCCACCACCGGTGCAACCCTATTACGTCGAGGCAGTGcctcaacagcagcaaacacCTGTAATGTCCGCGTCGGTAAAGTCCACACCTGATGAATCACAGCCGGAGCAGCTTATCTCAAAGAGTCAATCGGTCAGTGACATGCCAGCAACTTATACATTCAAGACCGAGAATTCAAACGATCCGCCAACTTTCATATATTCCACAAATTACAACAACTTTAATAATCAGAGGCAAGGGTTTTACAAGATTCAAGAGAGGTCGAACAGTAGTATGGAAATGGTACCTATAACGCAAAACAACTTCCAGCATCATAACACTAAtagtagcagtagtaaTAGTACTGATAAAGGTGGTAACTCTAACAGGATGAAATTCCCCAAACAGAAGCCagcaaacaacaacactgGTATGACTTCCGTATTTGAGGGCACGCCGACGAGGAAACTTGCGGACTCGAGACCGGAGCCGCAGTTCATGACCAACGATGCAAGTCTGGAGTTCAATACCCTAGTTGCGAGGCGAGACCAGAAGGAGAAACTACGGTCCGTGTCCTCTGCCTCATCAACGACCGGTAGGATCCCACAGTCGATGCACTATCCGATGAAGCACGTTGCTTCAAAACGAAACCATTCGGTGAGTTCTGCACTGTACACGAGCAAGAGTCACAACAGGTCTACGCCGAACATTGTAAATGCGTCACCGACGCGAATGAAGTCCAACACGCATGGGGCCAACAGTGTCTCTGGTAAGCCGGCCATGTACAGAGTTGGCAAAAGTAACAGGGACTCTGTCCACTCTATGAGTGCAGCGAACTCGTTTATCGATTTGAACACGAGTCCCTTTGGGAACGAGACATACTTGGACACGAGTCTGCCCAGCTGCGAGGATGCCGACCACGGTACGTTTGCCAATGGCCACAATGGAAGTGAGATAGGTCTTGATGCTTTGAattacaacaacagcaacaacaacaacaacaatggGAGTTTCGTGAATGTCTCCGGTGGTAGTCTTGCTGGATATTACAATCAGGTAACGCCAAATGACTCGACGGTAGCACACACTTTCAACACACCTAATTTGCTACGAGCCGAGGAACCGTTGATGAATCTGAACGAGGGTGAGCCCCTGCATAAAAGGGTCTCCTCGAACATTTCGTCATCACCTGATGGTCCGACGGATGCTCCACTGGCCTTCACCGACCGTGGGGGGTCGACATATCCAGGGTGGTCCCTGGGGGAGCTGGACAATGGATTTATAGACACGCTTCGAGACCCGTTCGACGGAGACGCACTGATGCGTGGGGTGCCCCCCGTGCTCCCTGCCGTTTCCGCTGAACCAACAAACAGGGCAGGATTACAAATCTCACCTACGAGTGTTCGACAGAACGGTGTAGGCATCAGTCCGTCATCGCAAGCGACACCTACCACTACAGAGGCAACGGGGGCAACCGTTGTTGGGGGCATCGATGCCGTGGAGGCCATTGACTTGGAACAGTTACTGGCGAGTGATACCCTGGGGACCATAATGCTGAACAACCCACCACCGCATGAGGAGTACTTCGCCGCATTAGCACAGGACAACGAATACACGAACGATACAGTGACAAACCTCCGGCGCGGCAAGACGCCGACGCACAGACAATCGCGTAACGCTGACGCTGCTGCGACGCTGAAGCACCCGACCACCACTGCCCCgcatcaccaccaccagcagccGCAGCAAGCGCAGTTCGTCATCCAGACACCGACTATGATGATGGTCAACCGCGGAATTAACGGCGGCCGGAGCGGTGCGGGGTCCGGACCGGCTGCCCGTGCGAAGTGA